A region of Vitis vinifera cultivar Pinot Noir 40024 chromosome 15, ASM3070453v1 DNA encodes the following proteins:
- the LOC100260157 gene encoding plant-specific TFIIB-related protein PTF2, translated as MEASGSCKGCKKNSLIRDDVTGSLVCSSCGLIQPFDNYDPQLGGLNGPQGTFVRVGTAGTGSSLNYKDKKIFEAQKLIDDLMFKLGFSSEKSNEVRTMVSTITEGEFGQGDWFPVLVGACSYVVRRRSNRALPIAEVGAVIGCDVYELGRMIGRVVEFLNLKLPELDIVNSLELAFRKCGSLNRVSKDKVDQMLKQGKFLVQWAVKWFLTTGRRPLPMIAAVLMFVAELNQVDVRIENIANEIHAGVATSRLRYKELSEALVKVAQSLPWGSDVSTKNIVKNAPFVIQYMEMKLRSQLSGKPRKGKKNLERIGFDLDSVVSECLKKEFDYVSEGYSIENGAAADDRNGLLLDIDDSDKLKLSQESLSLMYFKFVNEGSRVNPMGDDGGDNRRRKRRREYDPPVIKNWWNGKSDKSKKLLLKQILEKDVGLNALPPSFVSGCLAYERRREKINAAKLRIKKVMYPSNTSSDDTDDFSAKEQEHLHAEKKRRRAKADIDWEDFAIETLLLHHVKEDEIEKGHYNTLLDLHVFNSGNL; from the coding sequence ATGGAGGCCTCAGGCTCCTGCAAAGGTTGTAAAAAGAATTCTTTGATTCGGGACGATGTAACGGGCTCGTTGGTGTGTTCATCCTGCGGCCTCATCCAACCTTTCGACAACTACGATCCCCAATTGGGTGGCCTCAATGGTCCACAGGGCACATTCGTCCGCGTCGGCACCGCCGGAACCGGAAGCTCCTTGAACTACAAGGACAAGAAAATCTTCGAAGCCCAGAAACTCATCGATGACTTGATGTTCAAGTTAGGGTTTTCGAGTGAGAAGTCAAATGAGGTCAGGACAATGGTTTCCACCATTACAGAAGGAGAGTTCGGTCAAGGCGATTGGTTCCCTGTCCTCGTCGGCGCTTGTTCGTATGTTGTAAGGCGGCGGAGCAATCGAGCACTACCGATTGCCGAAGTGGGGGCGGTGATTGGTTGCGATGTTTATGAGCTAGGGCGAATGATCGGCCGCGTTGTTGAATTTTTGAATCTGAAATTGCCGGAGCTTGACATTGTGAATTCCTTGGAATTAGCGTTTCGAAAATGTGGGAGTTTGAATAGGGTTTCCAAGGATAAGGTGGATCAAATGCTTAAACAAGGCAAATTTTTGGTGCAATGGGCAGTGAAATGGTTTTTGACGACGGGGCGGAGGCCACTGCCGATGATTGCAGCTGTGTTAATGTTTGTTGCAGAATTGAATCAAGTGGATGTTCGGATCGAGAATATTGCAAATGAAATTCATGCCGGAGTGGCTACGAGTAGGTTAAGGTATAAAGAGCTTTCAGAGGCTCTTGTCAAAGTAGCCCAATCATTGCCATGGGGGAGTGATGTTTCCACTAAAAATATAGTCAAGAATGCACCTTTTGTGATTCAATATATGGAGATGAAGTTGAGGTCGCAATTATCCGGAAAACCcagaaaagggaagaagaattTGGAGAGGATTGGTTTTGATTTGGACAGTGTTGTTAGTGAATGTTTGAAGAAAGAATTTGACTATGTATCCGAAGGTTATAGCATTGAGAATGGTGCTGCAGCAGATGATAGAAATGGGTTATTGTTAGACATTGATGACTCCGACAAGCTCAAGCTTTCGCAAGAATCCTTGTCTTTGATGTACTTTAAGTTTGTGAATGAGGGTTCTCGGGTTAACCCTATGGGAGATGATGGAGGGGAtaacagaagaagaaaaaggaggagAGAGTATGATCCTCCTGTAATTAAGAATTGGTGGAATGGAAAATCGGATAAGAGTAAAAAGCTTTTGCTTAAGCAAATACTGGAGAAAGATGTAGGATTGAATGCTTTGCCTCCATCTTTTGTTTCCGGATGCTTAGCCTATGAACGGAGGAGGGAAAAAATAAATGCTGCTAAGTTGCGCATCAAGAAGGTTATGTATCCATCAAATACTAGCTCAGATGACACAGATGATTTTTCGGCCAAGGAACAGGAACATTTACATGCGGAGAAGAAACGAAGGAGAGCAAAAGCTGATATTGATTGGGAAGATTTTGCCATTGAAACCCTCCTCCTTCATCATGTTAAAGAAGATGAAATTGAGAAGGGGCACTACAATACCTTATTGGatcttcatgttttcaactcAGGGAATTTGTGA